A single window of Nicotiana sylvestris chromosome 3, ASM39365v2, whole genome shotgun sequence DNA harbors:
- the LOC104249054 gene encoding uncharacterized protein yields the protein MPALPFPQKMKREKLDKYFGRFMEMLKKLYVNIPFTEVLTQMSAYAKFLREILSSKRKLEETTVAKLNAHCNAILQNKILQKCGDLESFTIPCSLGSEKFDKALFDSSASINLMPLSVFRKLEGELEVIKSIPVYLQMANQTTIFPEGIIEYILVRVDKAILDIYEGKLELRVGNEQIAFRIKRMMKYRSDEASAYSCFKLDVVGESAEKYKFDKLVGDTLERYTGAKAGGATEKVQKAIGWTTVNIQGISPAICMLKILLEENSKPVVQPQRKLNKNLEERISPVQILPKNVNMTVVKIEDNELIPTRTVTGCRMCIDYRMLNDAARKDHFPLPFIDQMLEKVAGHGCYHFLDGYSVCNQIPISLEDVEKITFTCLSGIFAYRRMPFGFCNALTTFQRCMISIFSDLNRKCLENLELVLERYEATHLVLNWEKCHFMVKEGVVLGYKVTTHGIEVDRDKPLTALLAKDVKFVFTVECLKTFELIKEKLSSPIMVTPDWSQRFEMICDASYVAVGAVLGKRKDKMFRPIYYASRTLNDA from the exons ATGCCAGCTCTACCATTCCCTCAAAAGATGAAGCGGGAAAAACTTGACAAATATTTTGGGCGGTTCATGGAGATGCTCAAGAAACTTTATGTGAACATTCCGTTTACAGAGGTACTCACTCAGATGTCGGCTTATGCAAAGTTCTTGAGGGAAATCCTGTCTAGCAAGAGGAAATTAGAGGAGACAACAGTGGCCAAGCTGAATGCTCACTGCAATGCCATATTGCAAAATAAAATTCTCCAAAAGTGTGGGGACCTAGAAAGCTTCACCATACCATGCTCGTTGGGGAGTGAGAAATTCGACAAGGCTCTCTTTGATTCTAGTGCTTCAATAAATCTAATGCCTTTGTCTGTGTTTAGGAAACTGGAAGGTGAGCTCGAAGTGATCAAATCAATACCAGTGTACCTACAAATGGCTAACCAGACCACCATTTTCCCTGAGGGAATCATTGAGTATATTCTAGTACGGGTGGATAA AGCTATCCTTGATATCTATGAGGGGAAACTTGAGCTTAGAGTGGGCAATGAGCAAATAGCGTTCCGGATAAAGAGGATGATGAAATATCGCAGTGATGAGGCATCGGCCTACTCATGTTTCAAGCTAGATGTTGTAGGAGAATCTGCTGAAAAATACAAGTTTGACAAGCTTGTGGGGGATACTTTAGAGAG GTACACAGGAGCAAAAGCTGGTGGAGCTACTGAGAAAGTACAAAAGGCCATTGGCTGGACCACGGTTAATATTCAAGGAATCAGTCCAGCCATTTGCATGCTCAAAATCCTACTGGAAGAAAATAGTAAGCCAGTGGTGCAGCCCCAACGCAAGCTGAATAAAAATCTGGAGGAG CGGATTAGTCCAGTACAAATTTTACCTAAGAATGTAAATATGACAGTGGTAAAGATTGAAGACAATGAATTGATCCCCACGAGAACAGTCACTGGGTgtagaatgtgcattgattatagaatgCTGAATGATGCAGCaaggaaagaccacttcccacttcccttcattgatcagatgctcgAGAAAGTGGCTGGACATGGATGTTACcatttcttggatgggtactcagtCTGTAATCAGATACCCATTTCCCTAGAAGATGTTGAGAAGATTACATTCACTTGCCTATCGGGTATTTTTGCTTATAggaggatgccatttgggttcTGTAATGCACTGACCACTTTTCAGAGGTGCATGATATCTATATTCTCCGATCTAAACAGGAAGTGTCtagag AATTTGGAGCTTGTGCTTGAACGTTACGAAGCCACTCACCTGGTTCTtaactgggagaagtgccacttCATGGTGAAAGAAGGAGTTGTCCTGGGCTACAAAGTGACTACACATGGCATTGAAGTTGATAGAGACAAG CCATTGACTGCATTGCTAGCGAAGGATGTTAAGTTTGTGTTCACTGTAGAGTGCTTAAAAACATTCGAATTGATAAAAGAAAAACTTAGTTCTCCCATTATGGTGACCCCTGATTGGAGCCAGCGATTTGAAATGATATGTGATGCTAGTTATGTAGCTGTGGGGGCAGTTTTGGGGAAAAGAAAAGATAAGATGTTTAGGCCCATCTACTATGCAAGTAGGACACTGAATGATGCTTAA